One Bacteroidota bacterium DNA window includes the following coding sequences:
- a CDS encoding NTP transferase domain-containing protein gives MQNINHAVIIAAGRGQRMMPLTKKLPKAMANYDGSTLIANGIEKLKLHIPNVHITVGYQKALLAKHVIEHNVSSIFNTEGKGNCWWIYNTLLKFINEPVIVLTCDNVVELDIDLLTKNYFHHGEPACMVIPVKPVEGLDGDYIFHNKNVVHELSRLKTSDIYCSGIQIINPAKINSSISPVEDFNLLWKYLIEQKQLYCSDIYPSKWFTVDTVEQLNTLQSNSSYSAPM, from the coding sequence ATGCAAAACATTAACCATGCAGTAATTATTGCTGCCGGCAGAGGACAGCGAATGATGCCCCTTACAAAAAAGCTTCCGAAAGCCATGGCAAACTATGATGGCTCAACTCTCATTGCAAATGGCATAGAAAAATTAAAACTCCACATTCCAAATGTTCATATCACCGTTGGATATCAAAAAGCTTTATTGGCAAAGCACGTAATCGAACATAATGTTTCAAGCATTTTTAATACTGAAGGGAAAGGTAATTGCTGGTGGATTTACAATACATTATTAAAATTTATTAATGAACCGGTAATTGTATTGACCTGTGATAATGTCGTAGAATTAGACATTGACTTATTAACTAAAAATTATTTTCATCATGGCGAACCTGCCTGCATGGTGATTCCCGTAAAACCTGTTGAAGGACTTGATGGCGATTATATTTTTCATAATAAAAATGTTGTGCATGAATTGAGTCGCTTAAAAACATCTGATATTTATTGTTCAGGCATTCAAATTATAAACCCTGCAAAAATTAATTCATCAATATCTCCTGTGGAAGATTTTAATTTATTATGGAAATACCTTATTGAACAAAAACAATTATACTGTTCTGATATTTACCCATCAAAATGGTTCACGGTAGATACTGTTGAACAATTAAATACGCTTCAAAGTAATTCCTCCTATTCAGCACCTATGTAA
- a CDS encoding polysaccharide biosynthesis protein, translating to MKTILITGGTGFLGRRLGLALKNNYKVILSGRNNKQNLFAQKFSGCHVTPLDVTNIEAVRDVVNEYKPQIIIHAAATKFVDLSEIFPMECVDVNVIGSQNIARVAVDKNVEVVIGISTDKASPPVRNTYGLTKALMERLFCSMNEKSSTKFACVRYGNVAWSTGSVLPIWKKMHEETGVIGTTGPEMRRFFFTVDEAVNLVLTSLNKIQDVKGKVLSRKMKAAQIEDILKLWTELNGGRYEKIEGRPGERDDEFLIGELELPYTEEVMYNNITHYLISFNHKVKKPIAFGLSSANTDKLTKEEITNIINFPPLEEN from the coding sequence ATGAAAACAATTTTAATAACCGGAGGCACCGGCTTTTTAGGAAGAAGATTAGGTTTGGCTCTTAAAAATAATTATAAAGTAATTCTTTCGGGCAGAAATAATAAGCAAAATCTATTTGCGCAAAAATTCTCCGGATGTCATGTAACTCCACTTGATGTAACAAACATAGAGGCAGTAAGGGATGTTGTAAACGAATATAAACCTCAAATAATCATTCATGCTGCCGCCACTAAATTTGTTGACTTGTCTGAAATATTTCCTATGGAATGTGTTGATGTTAATGTTATCGGAAGTCAAAATATTGCTAGAGTTGCTGTTGATAAAAATGTAGAAGTTGTTATTGGAATTTCCACAGACAAAGCATCTCCCCCGGTTCGCAATACTTACGGATTAACAAAAGCTTTAATGGAACGACTCTTTTGCTCCATGAATGAGAAATCTTCTACCAAATTTGCTTGTGTACGCTATGGGAATGTGGCATGGTCAACTGGTTCTGTTCTTCCAATATGGAAAAAGATGCATGAAGAAACCGGAGTAATTGGCACAACAGGTCCTGAAATGCGAAGATTCTTTTTTACTGTAGATGAAGCTGTAAATTTAGTTTTAACATCGCTTAACAAAATTCAAGATGTAAAAGGAAAAGTGCTGTCAAGAAAAATGAAAGCTGCGCAGATAGAAGATATTTTAAAACTATGGACTGAATTAAATGGCGGCAGATATGAAAAAATAGAAGGAAGACCGGGTGAGCGTGATGATGAATTTTTAATAGGTGAACTTGAATTGCCTTATACTGAAGAAGTAATGTATAATAACATAACTCATTATCTGATTTCTTTTAACCATAAGGTAAAAAAACCTATTGCTTTCGGACTTTCTTCAGCGAATACAGACAAATTAACAAAAGAGGAAATAACTAATATTATTAATTTCCCACCCTTAGAAGAAAACTAG